From one Mytilus edulis chromosome 1, xbMytEdul2.2, whole genome shotgun sequence genomic stretch:
- the LOC139518897 gene encoding transcription intermediary factor 1-beta-like has product MASSKPIPCGPCEEGKVNTKADIWCYNCNEGLCSTCSGQHKKFKGTLDHKTIDIKSFKPSIQTIKTECDKHGQQLNLYCPSHLMPCCDECISTNHSKCTGIKSLANVVEKTKIDQSKQTLEKQINAINHFLEKLVTNKSKNIARGEREYESIQDIIVKIRQEINSHLTRLEKKLCNEAETILNQVKSEASDLITEIKGKQKILKKMQDHLQTVIPHTSNLQSFLGVHQIEQQIHQCQRYVDDLENDERAKEFNIKMKQNDEIENILSKLESLESLGEVMVDRTETALNRETSVRRKAQVESREQSNIKDMTMNIETKIEINIKEYISDMICLMDGRVIVVE; this is encoded by the coding sequence ATGGCATCCAGTAAACCTATACCATGTGGACCTTGTGAAGAAGGAAAAGTAAACACTAAAGCTGACATCTGGTGTTACAATTGTAATGAAGGCTTGTGTTCAACATGTTCTGGTCAACACAAAAAATTCAAAGGAACACTTGATCATAAAACAAttgatattaaaagttttaaaccaTCCATTCAAACTATCAAGACAGAATGTGACAAACATGGTCAACAACTCAACTTGTATTGTCCTAGTCATTTAATGCCTTGCTGTGATGAATGTATTTCCACAAATCATTCTAAATGTACCGGAATAAAAAGTTTAGCAAATGTAGTtgagaaaacaaaaattgaccAATCCAAACAaacattagagaaacaaattaaCGCAATCAATCATTTTCTGGAAAAATTGGTTACTAACAAATCTAAAAACATAGCAAGAGGTGAACGAGAATATGAAAGCATACAAGATATCATTGTTAAAATTCGACAGGAAATAAATAGTCATTTAACCCGCCTAGAGAAGAAATTATGCAATGAGGCAGAAACTATCTTAAACCAGGTAAAATCAGAAGCATCAGATTTGATAACTGAAATTAAAGGAAAACAGAAAATCTTAAAGAAAATGCAAGACCACTTACAAACAGTCATACCACACACTTCAAATCTCCAATCATTTCTAGGAGTACATCAGATTGAACAACAAATACATCAATGTCAGCGATATGTTGATGATCTGGAAAATGATGAAAGGGCAAaagaatttaacataaaaatgaaacaaaatgatgagATAGAAAACATACTAAGCAAGTTAGAATCCCTAGAATCCCTGGGAGAAGTAATGGTTGATAGGACAGAAACAGCCTTGAATAGAGAAACAAGTGTGAGGAGGAAAGCACAAGTTGAATCACGAGAACAATCCAACATAAAGGACATGACCATGAATATAGAGACAAAGATAGAGATCAACATAAAGGAGTATATCAGTGACATGATTTGTCTGATGGACGGAAGAGTTATAGTAGTGGAATGA